In a single window of the Microbacterium sp. SL75 genome:
- the rho gene encoding transcription termination factor Rho — translation MESISETQPVDAPEGVETDEQPTAADQGTDTEQATEAAAEGAGAPAVDEPAEADAAAADAQPEALFTDDALAEAPAADAAPAAEEAPVAEAPVEEAAPVEKPARAPRKRAPRRAKSATAEETAAAEAAAAEEKAAADAAAAEAPAADESADAATPVTTAADVAADAEAVAETPAVAETPAVAETTAADEASATETASAETGSTDDAAASATDTASAEGASTDASAPESAEQGDETPARGRGRSRSRNRNRNKADADKGETPAQPSADEAEAPEKTPRENVQRDNAQRENAQNGQQAQQQQGGSANSRNRQRNKRRGQSVAGDEFETEIGEDDVLVPIAGVLDVLDNYAFVRTTGYLPGPSDVYVSLGQVKKYNLRKGDAVVGAIKQPREGEQQGRQKYNALVQVDSINGLSVDDAAARVEFNNLTPLYPQERLRLETGPEKLTQRIIDLVAPVGKGQRGLIVAPPKAGKTIVLQQIANAIATNNPEVHLMVVLVDERPEEVTDMQRTVRGEVIASTFDRPAEDHTTVAELAIERAKRLVELGRDVVVLLDSITRLGRAYNLAAPTSGRVLSGGVDASALYPPKRFFGAARNIENGGSLTILATALVETGSKMDDVIFEEFKGTGNSELRLNRQLADKRIFPAVDVNASSTRREEMLLSNDEVKITWKLRRALAGLEPQQALEVVLGKLKETQSNVEFLVQMQKSIPAPARGGDDNSIR, via the coding sequence GTGGAGTCCATCTCCGAGACCCAGCCCGTCGACGCGCCCGAGGGCGTCGAGACCGACGAGCAGCCCACCGCTGCCGATCAGGGCACCGACACCGAACAGGCCACCGAGGCCGCTGCGGAGGGCGCTGGCGCCCCCGCTGTCGACGAGCCCGCCGAGGCGGACGCCGCCGCTGCCGACGCGCAGCCCGAGGCGCTGTTCACCGACGACGCGCTCGCCGAGGCGCCTGCCGCCGACGCCGCGCCCGCGGCCGAAGAGGCCCCCGTCGCGGAGGCCCCCGTCGAGGAGGCCGCCCCCGTCGAGAAGCCCGCTCGCGCTCCGCGGAAGCGCGCTCCGCGCCGTGCGAAGAGCGCCACCGCCGAGGAGACGGCCGCCGCTGAGGCCGCCGCCGCCGAAGAGAAGGCTGCCGCGGACGCCGCTGCGGCCGAAGCGCCGGCCGCGGACGAGTCCGCCGACGCCGCCACGCCCGTCACCACGGCGGCCGACGTCGCCGCTGACGCCGAGGCCGTCGCCGAGACCCCCGCCGTCGCCGAGACCCCCGCCGTCGCCGAGACGACCGCCGCCGATGAGGCGAGCGCCACCGAGACCGCGTCCGCTGAGACCGGTTCGACCGACGACGCCGCTGCTTCGGCGACCGACACGGCGTCGGCCGAGGGCGCATCGACCGACGCGTCGGCGCCCGAGAGCGCCGAGCAGGGCGACGAGACGCCGGCCCGCGGCCGCGGCCGCAGCCGCTCGCGCAACCGCAACCGCAACAAGGCCGACGCCGACAAGGGCGAGACGCCGGCACAGCCCTCCGCCGACGAGGCCGAGGCGCCCGAGAAGACCCCGCGCGAGAACGTTCAGCGCGACAACGCTCAGCGCGAGAACGCGCAGAACGGCCAGCAGGCCCAGCAGCAGCAGGGCGGCTCGGCGAACAGCCGCAACCGTCAGCGCAACAAGCGCCGTGGCCAGAGCGTCGCGGGCGACGAGTTCGAGACCGAGATCGGTGAGGACGACGTCCTCGTCCCCATCGCCGGTGTCCTCGACGTGCTCGACAACTACGCCTTCGTCCGCACCACGGGGTACCTGCCCGGCCCGAGCGACGTCTACGTCTCGCTCGGCCAGGTGAAGAAGTACAACCTGCGCAAGGGCGACGCCGTCGTCGGTGCGATCAAGCAGCCCCGCGAGGGCGAGCAGCAGGGGCGCCAGAAGTACAACGCACTCGTGCAGGTCGACTCGATCAACGGTCTGTCGGTTGACGACGCCGCCGCTCGCGTCGAGTTCAACAACCTCACGCCGCTCTACCCCCAGGAGCGCCTGCGCCTGGAGACCGGCCCCGAGAAGCTCACGCAGCGCATCATCGACCTGGTCGCCCCGGTCGGCAAGGGCCAGCGCGGCCTGATCGTCGCCCCGCCCAAGGCCGGTAAGACCATCGTTCTGCAGCAGATCGCCAACGCGATCGCCACGAACAACCCCGAGGTCCACCTCATGGTCGTGCTCGTCGACGAGCGCCCCGAAGAGGTCACCGACATGCAGCGTACGGTGCGCGGCGAGGTCATCGCTTCGACGTTCGACCGCCCGGCCGAAGACCACACCACCGTCGCCGAGCTCGCCATCGAGCGCGCGAAGCGTCTCGTGGAACTCGGCCGCGACGTCGTCGTGCTGCTCGACTCGATCACCCGCCTCGGTCGCGCCTACAACCTCGCCGCTCCCACCTCGGGACGCGTCCTGAGCGGTGGCGTCGACGCCTCGGCGCTGTACCCGCCCAAGCGTTTCTTCGGCGCCGCGCGCAACATCGAGAACGGTGGATCGCTCACCATCCTCGCCACGGCCCTGGTGGAGACCGGCTCCAAGATGGACGACGTCATCTTCGAAGAGTTCAAGGGCACTGGCAACAGCGAGCTGCGCCTGAACCGCCAGCTCGCCGACAAGCGCATCTTCCCGGCCGTCGACGTCAACGCGTCGAGCACCCGCCGTGAAGAGATGCTGCTGTCGAACGACGAGGTCAAGATCACCTGGAAGCTCCGTCGCGCGCTGGCCGGCCTCGAGCCCCAGCAGGCCCTCGAGGTCGTGCTCGGAAAGCTCAAGGAGACCCAGTCGAACGTCGAGTTCCTCGTGCAGATGCAGAAGTCGATCCCGGCGCCCGCGCGCGGCGGTGACGACAACAGCATCCGCTGA
- the thrC gene encoding threonine synthase: MAHLWGGVLREYADRLGVTDASTVVTLGEGGTPLLPAPALSRRTGADVWVKYEGMNPTGSFKDRGMTVALSRAVEHGAKAVICASTGNTSASAAAYAAHAGITAAVLVPEGKIAMGKLSQAVAHNGRLIQIRGNFDDCLEIARELADHYPVHLVNSVNPDRIEGQKTAAYEVVEVLGDAPDFHFIPVGNAGNYTAYSRGYREEAARGVATRVPRMFGFQAAGSAPLVRGEVVRQPETIASAIRIGNPASWELALEARDATDGYFGAIDDAGILEAQKILAGEVGIFVEPASAISVAGLLERAEAGVIPAGAKVVLTVTGHGLKDPQWALRRADGTDVSPTVVDAATSEVASVLDLQPVTA; this comes from the coding sequence ATGGCACACCTCTGGGGCGGAGTCCTCCGCGAATACGCCGATCGTCTGGGTGTCACCGACGCCTCCACCGTCGTCACCCTCGGCGAGGGCGGTACGCCGCTGCTGCCGGCACCCGCGCTGTCACGTCGTACGGGCGCCGACGTCTGGGTCAAGTACGAGGGAATGAACCCCACCGGGTCGTTCAAAGACCGCGGCATGACGGTGGCGCTCTCGCGTGCGGTCGAGCACGGCGCCAAGGCCGTCATCTGCGCCTCGACCGGCAACACCTCGGCTTCGGCGGCGGCGTACGCCGCGCACGCCGGCATCACCGCCGCGGTGCTCGTGCCCGAGGGCAAGATCGCCATGGGCAAGCTCAGCCAGGCCGTCGCCCACAACGGCCGGCTCATCCAGATCCGGGGCAACTTCGACGACTGCCTCGAGATCGCGCGCGAGCTCGCCGACCACTACCCGGTGCACCTGGTCAACTCGGTCAACCCCGACCGCATCGAGGGGCAGAAGACGGCGGCCTACGAGGTCGTCGAGGTCCTCGGCGACGCTCCCGACTTCCACTTCATCCCGGTCGGCAACGCCGGCAACTACACCGCGTACTCGCGCGGCTATCGCGAAGAGGCCGCCCGCGGCGTCGCCACCCGCGTGCCGCGCATGTTCGGCTTCCAGGCCGCCGGCTCCGCACCTCTCGTGCGCGGCGAGGTCGTCAGGCAGCCCGAGACCATCGCCAGCGCGATTCGCATCGGAAACCCCGCGTCCTGGGAGCTTGCCCTCGAGGCACGCGACGCCACCGACGGCTACTTCGGCGCGATCGACGACGCCGGCATCCTCGAGGCGCAGAAGATCCTCGCCGGCGAGGTGGGCATCTTCGTCGAGCCGGCCTCCGCGATCAGCGTCGCGGGTCTGCTCGAACGTGCCGAGGCCGGGGTCATCCCGGCCGGCGCCAAGGTCGTCCTCACCGTCACCGGTCACGGCCTGAAGGACCCCCAGTGGGCCCTGCGCCGCGCCGACGGCACGGACGTCTCGCCCACGGTCGTTGACGCCGCCACCTCGGAGGTCGCCTCCGTGCTCGACCTGCAGCCGGTGACCGCGTGA
- the thrB gene encoding homoserine kinase: MSPGPGRRVAVRVPATSANLGPGFDTLGLALSVYDELVVEQLDADRLEIEVEGEGAIDVPRDASHLVVRAMAHTYASVGRSLPGLRLTAHNVIPHGRGMGSSGAAVVAGILAAKGLLEGEVAFSDVDLLRLATEMEGHPDNVAPGLFGGLTIAWMDAEGPQHKQLIVHRGVSPLVFVPSFTMSTAVARSLQPLQVPREDAVFNVSRSALLIAAMTQSPELLMAATEDKLHQNYRAQAMPETDRLVRALRAEGYAAVVSGAGPSVLVLADGPGQRLAAADLMASVVDTPWQALMLAVDVKGGTVKNAEGSA, from the coding sequence GTGAGCCCAGGCCCCGGTCGTCGGGTCGCCGTTCGCGTTCCCGCCACCAGCGCGAACCTCGGGCCCGGCTTCGACACCCTCGGCCTCGCCCTGAGCGTGTACGACGAGCTCGTCGTCGAGCAGCTCGATGCGGACCGCCTCGAGATCGAGGTGGAGGGGGAGGGCGCGATTGACGTCCCCCGCGACGCCTCGCACCTCGTGGTGCGCGCGATGGCGCACACGTACGCCTCGGTCGGTCGTTCCCTTCCGGGACTGCGGCTGACGGCGCACAACGTCATTCCGCACGGGCGCGGCATGGGATCGTCCGGGGCCGCCGTGGTCGCGGGCATCCTGGCCGCGAAGGGTCTGCTCGAGGGAGAGGTCGCCTTCAGCGACGTCGACCTGCTGCGCCTCGCCACCGAGATGGAGGGGCACCCCGACAACGTGGCACCGGGTCTCTTCGGCGGACTCACGATCGCGTGGATGGATGCCGAGGGCCCCCAGCACAAGCAGCTCATCGTGCACCGTGGCGTGTCGCCGCTCGTCTTCGTGCCGAGCTTCACGATGTCGACCGCCGTGGCGCGGAGCCTGCAGCCGCTGCAGGTGCCGCGCGAGGACGCGGTGTTCAACGTCTCGCGCTCGGCCCTTCTGATCGCGGCGATGACGCAGAGCCCCGAACTGCTGATGGCAGCGACCGAAGACAAGCTGCACCAGAACTATCGCGCGCAGGCCATGCCCGAGACCGACCGTCTCGTGCGGGCGCTCCGCGCCGAGGGCTACGCCGCCGTCGTTTCGGGCGCCGGGCCCAGCGTGCTCGTGCTCGCCGACGGCCCGGGGCAGCGACTTGCAGCCGCAGATCTTATGGCATCCGTCGTCGACACCCCGTGGCAGGCCCTCATGCTCGCCGTCGACGTCAAGGGTGGTACAGTGAAAAACGCAGAGGGTTCCGCGTAA